CGTTCAACGGCGAAGGCATCGCGTACGCGATGGAGTCCGGCGAACTGGCCGCGGAGGCCATCGTCCAGGCCCTCGCCCGCCCGGCCGGCCCGGAGCGGGAGCGGGCGCTGATGGCGTACCCGAACGAGCTGAAGGCCCGACTCGGCGGTTACTACCGGTTGGGCGGCATCTTCGTGAAACTGATCGGCCGCCCGGAGATCATGCGGATCGCCACCAAACACGGCATGCCGCACCCGACGCTGATGCGTTTCGTCCTCAAGCTGTTGGCCAACCTGACCGACCCGCGTGGCGGGGATGCGATGGACCGGGTCATCAACGCGATGACGAAGGCAGCTCCAGCCGTATAAGTAGGACGGCATCGGTGCTGGTCACAGCCCCGACGCCGACAAAGATCGACCCCCGCCGACTGCCACTGCGAGGGACGTGAATAGTGTGATTTTCGTCAAGCACCGAGGGCAGGGAAGGACGAGCAGGAGAAAACGATGTCGCTCTCGCCTTACGCACCGATCATCGGGCTGTTCGCCCTCGCCGCGGCGTTCTCGCTGTTTTCCGTCGGCGCCGCCCGCTTCGCGGGTCCCCGTCGCTACAACAAGGCCAAACTCGAGGCTTACGAGTGCGGCATCGAGCCCAGCCCGCAGCCGGTCGGCGGCGGCCGGTTCCCGATCAAGTTCTACCTGACGGCGATGCTCTTCATCGTCTTCGACATCGAGATCATCTTCCTCTACCCCTGGGCGGTCTCGTTCGACGCTCTGCCGATCTTCGGCTTCGTGGAGATGGTCCTGTTCATCGTCGCGGTCTTCGTTGCGTACGCCTACGTGTGGCGGCGCGGCGGCCTGGACTGGGACTGAGGAAGGAACGTCAGATGGGCATCGAGGAGAAGCTTCCCGCCGGCGTCCTGCTCACCTCGGTGGAGAAGCTGGTCAACTGGTCCCGGAAGTCGTCCGTGTGGGGCGCTACCTTCGGCCTGGCCTGCTGCGCCATCGAGATGATGGCAGCCGGTGGTCCGCACTACGACATGGGCCGCTGGGGCATGGAGGTCTTCCGGGCGTCGCCCCGGCAGGCCGACCTGATGATCGTGGCCGGCCGGGTGAGTCAGAAGATGGCCCCGGTTCTGCGCCAGATCTACGACCAGATGGCCGAGCCCCGCTGGGTGCTCTCGATGGGCGTCTGCGCCAGCAGCGGCGGCATGTTCAACAACTACGCGATCGTGCAGGGCGTCGACCACGTGGTGCCGGTCGACATGTACCTGCCGGGCTGCCCGCCCCGGCCGGAGATGCTCATCGACGCGATCCTCAAGCTCCGCGAGAAGATCATGTATGAGCCGCTGGGCCCGAACGGCCGCAAGATGCTGGCCGCCCGCCAGGAACGCGGCGACGTTCCGGTCGTGCCCTACGGCTCCATGCCCTCCTCGTACCGCAGCGACAAGGGCCGGCGTGCCGAGTGGACCCGGGCGGTCCGCGAGGGCCGCGAGGAGCAGTTGCGGATCGAGAACTGGATGAACGCTCAGAACCACCTCCACCCGCAGGCAGGCCCCAAATGACGTCACCCACGGACAAGCCCAACGACGGCGGCGTACCGCTGCCGGTGGTGCCGACCGGCGCCACCAGTGGTGCCCCCGCCGAGTTCCCGCCGGCCAGCCCGGCCGGGCGCGGGATGTTCGGCAACCAGGGCACCGGCGACGTGTCCGGCTACGGCGGCCTGGTCCGCCAGCGCCAGCCCATCGAGGAGGCGTCCCGTCCGTACGGGAGCTACTTCGACGAGGTCCGCGACGCGTTGGAGGAGGCGTACCCGGCCTTCGGCGACGCGATTGAGAAGGTCGTGGTCGACCGGGGTGAGCTGACGCTGCACATCCGCCCGGAACGGATCGCCGAGGTCTGCCAGGTGATGCGCGACGACCTGGCGCTGCGGTTCGAGCTGTGCTCCTCGGTGTCCGGCGTGGACTACCTGGGCGCCGACGAGCGGCGGCTGCACGTGGTCTACCTGCTCACCTCGATGACGTACCGGCGGCAGGTCCGGCTGGAGGCCGCAGTCTCCGTCGAGGCCCCGCACCTGCCCAGCGTGACCGCCATCTACCCGACGGCGGACTGGCAGGAGCGCGAGGCGTACGACATGTTCGGCATCGTCTTCGACGGCCACCCCAACCTGACCAGGATCCTCATGCCGGACGACTGGGAGGGTCACCCGCAGCGCAAGGACTACCCGCTCGGCGGTGTGCCCGTCGAGTACAAGGGCGCGGAGATCCAGCCGCCGAACGAGCGGAGGTCGTACCAGTGACGACGTCGAACTACGCCAGCGAGCGCGAGACCGACGAGGGCCGGGTCTTCACCGTCACCGGTGGGGACTGGGACACCATCGTCTCGGGCACCGACCCGATCAACGACGAGCGGATCGTCGTCAACATGGGTCCGCAGCACCCGTCCACGCACGGGGTGCTGCGGCTGATCCTGGAGCTGGAGGGCGAGACGGTCCGCGAGGCCCGTACCGTCGTCGGCTACCTGCACACGGGCATCGAGAAGAACCTCGAATACCGCAACTGGGTTCAGGGCTCGACGTTCGTGACCCGGATGGACTACCTCGCCCCGATCTTCAACGAGACGGCGTACGCCCTCGCCGTCGAGAAGCTGCTCGGCATCACCGACGACATCACCGAGCGGGCCACCACCATCCGCGTGCTGATGATGGAGCTCAACCGGATCTCGTCGCACCTGGTCTGGCTGGCCACCACCGGCATGGAGCTGGGCGCGATCTCGATCATGCTGTACGGCTTCCGCGAGCGGGAGTACATCCTCGACATCTTCGAGACCATCACCGGTCTGCGGATGAACCACGCGTACGTCCGGCCGGGCGGAGTGGCGCAGGACGTGCCGGACGAGGCGATCGTCAAGATCCGCGAGTTCCTCAAGATGATGCCGAAGAAGCTCAAGGAGTACGAGGACCTGCTCTCCGGCCAGCCGATCTGGACCGAGCGGACGAAGAACGTCGCGGTGCTGGACGTGACCGGCTGCGTGGCCCTCGGCATCACCGGGCCGGTGCTGCGCTCCGCCGGTCTCGCCTGGGACCTGCGCAAGACCATGCCGTACTGCGGTTACGAGAACTACGAGTTCGACGTGCCGACCCACCCCGACGGTGACGTGTGGGGCCGCTACCTGGTCCGGCTCGCCGAGATCCGGGAGTCGATGAAGCTGGTCGAGCAGGCCCTGGACCGGCTCCGCCCGGGTCCGGTGATGGTCGCCGACCGCAAGATCGCGTGGCCGGCGCAGTTGGCCATCGGCGTGGACGGCATGGGCAACTCGCTGGAGCACGTCGCGAAGATCATGGGTCAGTCGATGGAGTCGCTGATCCACCACTTCAAGCTGGTGACCGAGGGCTTCCGGGTTCCGCCGGGCCAGGTGTACGTCGCGATCGAGGCTCCCCGGGGCGAGTTGGGCGTGCACGCGGTCTCCGACGGTGGCACCCGGCCGTACCGGGTGCACTACCGCGAGCCCAGCTTCGTCAACCTCCAGGCCCTCCCGGCGATGGCCGAGGGCGGTCTGATCGCCGACGTGATCGCCGGCGGCGCCTCGTTGGACCCGGTGATGGGTGGTTGTGACCGATGAGTGTTTTCACTGACGAGACCCGGGAGCGGGCGCGCGAGATCATCGCCCGCTACCCGGCGGACCGGTCCCGCTCGGCGTTGCTGCCGCTGCTGCACCTGGTGCAGGCCGAGGAGGGGTACGTCTCCCCGGCCGGGGTCACGTTCTGCGCCGAGGTCCTGGGGCTGAACAAGGCCCAGGTCGGCGCGGTGGCGACCTTCTACACGATGTACAAGCGCAAGCCGACCGGTGACTTCCTGGTCAGCGTCTGCACCAACACCATGTGCAACGTGCTCGGTGGCCAGGAGGTCTACGACACCCTGTCCGAGCACCTGGGCGTCGGGCACGACGAGACGACCGCCGACGGCACGATCACGCTGGAGCACGCCGAGTGCCTGGCGGCGTGCGACTACGGCCCGGTGATGACCGTCAACTACGACTTCTTCGACGGCGTGGACGCGTCCACAGCGGTCGGCGTCGTCGACGAGCTGCGGGCGGGCGGGCGGCCGATGCCGACCCGCGGTGCCCGGCTCTGCACCCTCAAGGAAATGGCGGTGCAGCTCGCCGGTTTCGCCGACGAGCGCGAGGGCGCGGTCGCCGACGGTGGGCCGGGTGAGCCCACCCTGCGCGGGCTGCGGCTGGCGCAGGAGCACGGCGTCTCGGTGCCGGGCTTCGACCCGAACACCCCGATCCGCAGCAAGGCCGAGGCCGACAAGGCCGCCGCTGAGGCGAAGGCGAAGGCGGAGGCCGCCAAGCCGGCGCCCGTCGAGGCCAGCGCGGCACCGGTCAAGGGTGGCGACGGGGCGTCCGCCCCGACGGGGGCGGCCGGGGTCGGCGGGCCGGCGAAGCCGGCAGAGGCCACCGGGCCGGCGGACGCCAGTGGCAGCACCACGCGGGACGTGAAGGCACCGGACGACAAGTCGCCGCAGGTGCGTACCGCCGAGACCCGGCAGCCGGACGCGGGCACGGCGGTGCCGGACGCCCCTGGCACCAAGGTCCCGACGGACGGCACCGGCACCGCGCCCGAGGCTGGCGACGCACGGTCGGCCGAGGCCGCCGGTGTGGCGGCCAACGCGCCGGCCGGTGACGGCAAGCCCGCCGGCGACGAGGCCGGGGCGCAGGAGCGCAACCTCACCGAAGCGAAGGCTGGCACGGACGCCGACGGCGCCGGACCGGCGGACGCGAACGAAACGGGGGCCCAGAAGTGACCACTCCCCGCCCGGAGACCGTGGCCAAGCTGACGCCGGTGCTGACCAAGCGCTGGCTGTCGCCGGACGCCTGGCGTATCGGCACGTACGAGCAACTGGACGGCTACGCCGCACTGCGCAAGGCGCTCAAGGCCCACCCGGACGACCTGATCCAGCTGATCAAGGACTCGGGGCTGCGCGGTCGGGGTGGCGCCGGCTTCCCCACCGGTCTCAAGTGGGGCTTCATCCCGCAGGGCGACGGCAAGCCGCACTACCTGGTGGTCAACGCCGACGAGGGCGAGCCGGGCACCTGCAAGGACCTGCCGCTGATGACCCACGACCCGCACGCGCTGGTCGAGGGCGTGATCATCGCGTCGTACGCGATCCGAGCCAACCGCGCCTACATCTACATCCGGGGCGAGGCGGTGCACGCCGCGCGTCGGCTGCGCAACGCGGTCCAGGAGGCGTACGACAAGGGCTACCTCGGCCGGAACATCCTGCGCAGCGGCTACGACCTGGAGCTGGTGGTGCACTCCGGCGCCGGGGCGTACATCTGCGGCGAGGAGACGGCGCTGCTGGACTCGCTGGAAGGCTTCCGGGGGCAGCCCCGGCTGCGCCCGCCGTTCCCGGCCACCCACGGCCTGTACGCGAGCCCGACGGTGGTGAACAACGTCGGCACCATCGCCAGCGTGCCGCCGATCGTGCTCGGTGGGGCCGACTGGTGGAAGAGCATGGGCACCGAGAAGTCCTCCGGGCCGATGATCTACTCGCTGTCCGGTCGGATCGTCAACCCGGGCCAGTACGAGTGCTCGATGGGTGTCACGCTGCGCGAGCTGCTGGAGCTGGCCGGTGGCATGCAGCCCGGGCACAACCTGCGGTTCTGGACCCCGGGCGGCTCGTCCACCCCGCTGCTCGCCGCCGAGCACCTGGACGTGCCACTGGACTTCGAGGGAGTGGCGGCGGCCGGCTCGATCCTGGGCACCACGGCCACCCAGATCTTCTCCGACCAGGACTGCCCGGTCTACGCGACGTACCGGTGGCTGGAGTTCTACCACCACGAGTCGTGCGGCAAGTGCACCCCGTGCCGCGAGGGCAACTACTGGATGGTTCGGGTCTACCGGCGGATCCTCGCCGGTCAGGGCACCCACGAAGACCTGGACACCCTGCTGGACACCTGCGACAACATCCTCGGCCGCTCGTTCTGTGGCCTGGGTGACGGCGCGACCAGCTCGGTGACCTCGTCACTGAAGTACTTCAAGCAGGACTACCTCGACTACATCGAGGGACGTACCGCACCCAAGCTGTCGGAGAAGACCCTGGTAGGGGCGCACTGATGACCGACGTAGCAAAGCAGACCGAGACCGTCACGCTCACCATCGACGGCGTCGAGGTCACCGCCCCCAAGGGGACGTTGCTGATCCGGGTCGCCGAGCAGATGGGCACCGAGATCCCCCGGTTCTGCGACCACCCGCTGCTGGCCCCGGCCGGCGCGTGCCGGCAGTGCCTGGTCGAGGTGGAGGGCCAGCGCAAGCCGGTGGCCTCCTGCACCCAGGCCGTCGCCGACGGCATGGTCGTGCGTACGCAGATCACCTCCCCGGTGGCCAAGAAGGCGCAGGAGGGGGTGATGGAGCTGCTGCTGCTCAACCACCCGCTGGACTGCCCGATGTGTGACAAGGGCGGTGAGTGCCCGCTCCAGAACCAGGCGATGTCCACCGGCCGCACCGACTCGCGCTTCCACGAGCACAAGCGGGAGTACGAGAAGCCGATGGCGATCAGCAGCCAGGTGCTGCTGGACCGCGAGCGGTGCGTGCTCTGTCAGCGGTGCACCCGGTTCTCCGAGGAGATCGCCGGCGACAAGTTCATCGACCTGATGGGCCGGTCGTCCGCCGAGGAGATCAACATCTACCGGGACGACGCGTACGGCGAAGAGGGCGACGCCGGTGACGTCCCGTTCAACTCCTACTTCTCCGGCAACACCGTGCAGATCTGCCCGGTGGGCGCGCTGACCGGTGCGCAGTACCGCTTCCGGGCCCGCCCGTTCGACCTGGTGTCGAGCCCGAGCGTCTGCGAGCACTGCTCGGCCGGCTGCGGGCAGCGCACCGACTGGCGGCGCGGCAAGGTGCTGCGCCGGCTGGCCGGCGACGAGCCGCAGGTCAACGAGGAGTGGAACTGCGACAAGGGCCGGTGGGGTTTCCAGTACACCCGGGCCGCCGACCGGTTGACCACCCCGCTGGTCCGCGACGAGCACACCGGTGAGCTGCGCGAGGCGTCCTGGAGCGAGGCGCTCACCGTGGCCGCCGAGGGCCTGCACACTGCTCGGGAGAGCGGGCAGGGCACGGCGGTGCTCACCGGCGGCCGGCTGACCGTCGAGGACGCGTACGCGTACGCGAAGTTCGCCCGGGTCGCCCTTACCACCAATGACATCGACTTCCGGGCCCGGCCGGTCTCCCGCGAGGAGGCCGACTTCCTGGCCAGCTCGGTCGCCGGGGTCACCGACGTCACCTACACCGACGTGGAGAACGCGCCGGCGGTGGTGCTGGTCGGCCTGGAGCCGGAGGAGGAGTGCCCGATCCTCTTCCTGCGGCTGCGCAAGGCGTACCTGAAGAAGGCCCTGACGGTGTACGCGTTGGCGCCGTTCGCCACCCGTGGCCTGGAGAAGCTCGGTGCCAAGCTGGCCCGGGTCGTGCCGGGCGAGGAGGCCAGCGTGCTCGCCGAGCACGCCACGGTCGCCGAGGCGCTGAGCGCACCGGGCGCGATCCTGATCGTCGGCGAGCGACTGGCCACTGTGCCGGGCGGGCTCTCCGCAGCGGCGGACGTGGCGCGGCGTACCGGCGCGAAGCTGGTGTGGGTGCCGCGGCGCGCGGGTGACCGCGGCGCTGTCGACGCGGGCTGCCTGCCCAACCTGCTCCCCGGTGGACGGCTGGTGACCGAGCCGGCCGCCCGCGCCGAGCTGGGTGAGGCGTGGGACATCCCGGCCGGGGTGATCCCGAGCCAGGCCGGGCGGGACACCGACGGCATCCTCACCGCGGCGGCCAACGGCCAGCTCGGCGCGCTGGTCGTCGGCGGCGTCGACCCAGCCGACCTGGCCGACCCGCGACTGGCCGAGGCCGCCCTGGACGCGGTGCCGTTCCTGGTCAGCCTGGAGCTGCGCGCCAGCGCGGTGACCCGGCGGGCGAACGTGGTGCTGCCGGTCGCCCCGGTGGTCGAGAAGGCCGGCAGCTTCCTGGACTGGGAGGGTCGGCTGCGCCCGTTCGAGGCCGTGCTGAACACCGCCGCGATGACCGACGGTCGGGTGCTCGACGCGCTGGCCGCGCTGCTCGACGTGCGGCTCGGCACGGCGGATGTGCCGAGCGTGCGTCGTGAGCTGGGCACGCTGCCGGCGACGCGTACGTCCCGGCCGTCCGCACCGTCGGTGGCGCCGGGCCGGGTGCCGCACCCGGCTGCCGGGGAGGCCGTGCTGGCCACCTGGCACCAACTGGTGGACCTCGGCAGCCTGACCGAAGGCGACGAGAACCTCGCGGGCACCGCCCGCCCGCCGGTGGTCCGGCTGGGTAAGGGCACCGCCGAGGCACTCGGTGTGGTCGACGGTGACGCGGTCACGGTCGGCACCGACCGGGGGGCACTGACCCTGCCGGCGGAGCTCACCGAAATGCCGGACGGCGTGGTCTGGTTGCCGACCAACTCACCCGGCTCGACCGTGCGACGCAGCCTCGGGGCGACGTCCGGCACTGTCGTCCGGATCTCCGTTCCCGCACCGAGCACGGCCATCCCGGCCGGGCGCGTGGCGGCCGACGAGACCGGGCTCCCGGGTCCGCTCCTCAACTCCGGGGGTAACCAGTGACTTCGTCAATCCTGGCCCAGGATCCGACGCTTGCCGACTTCGGCCGGGATCCGTGGTGGCTGGTTCTCGGCAAGATCGTCTTCGCGTTCGCCTTCGGTCTGCTGGCCACCCTGCTAGGTGTCTGGTTCGAGCGGCGCGTGGTCGGCTACATGCAGGTGCGGCCCGGCCCCAACCAGGTCGGCCCGTTCGGCCTGCTGCAGACCCTCGCCGACGGCCTGAAGATGGCCTTCAAGGAGGACATCCTGCCGAAGGCGGCCGACAAGGTCGTCTACTTCTTCGCCCCGACCATCTCGGTGATCTGTGCGGTCACCGCGCTGTCGGTGGTGCCCTTCGGCCCAATGGTGAGCATCTTCGGCCACCACACGCCGTTGCAGGTCACCGACGTGCCGGTGGCGGTGCTGCTGCTGCTCGCCTGCTCGTCGATGGGCGTCTACGGCATCGTGCTGGGTGGTTGGGCCTCCGGCTCGACGTACCCGCTGCTCGGTGGTCTGCGGTCGAGCGCCCAGATGATCTCCTACGAGGTCGCCATGGGCCTGAGCATCGTGGCGGTCTTCATGACCGCCGGCACGATGAGCACCAGCGGGATCGTCGCCGCTCAGGGCGACGCCACGCGGCTGACCATCATGGGCACCGAGATCCCGGCGCCGGGCTGGTACGCCATCCTGCTGCTGCCCAGCTTCATCATCTTCTTCATCGCCACGGTGGGTGAGACCAACCGGGCGCCGTTCGACCTGCCCGAGGCCGAGTCCGAGCTGGTCGCCGGCTTCATGACGGAATACAGCTCGCTGAAGTTCGCGCTCTTCATGCTCAGCGAGTACGTCGCGATGGTGACCATGTCCGCGGTCACCACCACGCTGTTCCTGGGCGGTTGGCGGGCACCCTGGCCGATCACCATCTGGGAGGGCGCCAACTCCGGTTGGTGGCCGATGCTCTGGTTCTTCGGCAAGGTGATCGCGCTGGTCTTCGTCTTCGTCTGGCTGCGCGGCACGCTGCCCCGGCTGCGCTACGACCAGTTCATGCGCCTCGGTTGGAAGGTGCTGCTGCCGATCAACCTGGTCTGGATCCTGGTCCTGTCGGGCCTGCGTTCCATCGAGGACTGGGACACCCGCGGCAAGGTCATCGCGGTCGGCATCCCCGCCGGCCTGCTGCTGATCGCCACACTGTTCTGGCCCAGCCGCCGGCCGCAGCCGAAGCCGACAACTCAGGAACAGGTCGACAACCGGCCGTACGGGAGCTTCCCGCTGCCACCGATGGATCTTCAGGTACCACCGAGCCCGCGCATCACGCGCGTGGTCGCCGAGCGGGAGCCGGCCAACATCGTTGCCGGCTCGGACTCCAGGGAGGTGTGACGTGGGCGCGATCACCGGAACGTTCAAGGGATTCGGTGTCACCTTCTCGCACATGTTCAGGAAGGTCGTCACGACCGACTACCCGTTCAAGCCGCCGGTGTCGGCGCCGCGCTACCACGGGCGGCACATCCTCAACCGGCACCCGGACGGCCTGGAGAAGTGCATCGGCTGCGAGCTGTGCGCCTGGGCCTGCCCGGCGGACGCGATCTACGTCGAGGGTGGCGACAACACCGACGAGCAGCGCTTCTCGCCGGGTGAGCGGTACGCCAGCATCTACCAGATCAACTACGCCCGCTGCATCTTCTGCGGGCTGTGCATCGAGGCCTGCCCGACCCGTTCGCTCACCATGAGCAACGAGTACGAGCTGGCCCGGGACAACCGGCAGGACCTCATCTTCACCAAGGAGCAGTTGCTCGCGCCGTTGCTGGAGGGCATGGAGCAGCCTCCGCACCCGATGCGGCTGGGTGACAGCGAGAAGGACTACTACGTCGGCGCGCTGGACAACCCGGGCACCTCCGCCGGTGCGGAGACGTCCCCGATGGGTCCCGGCCGCTACCAGGTCGAGGAGCACCCCGGCGTGACGTTCCCGGGCGCCGAGCAGGCCGCCCAGCGCGCGGCTGCCGGCAAGGGAGAGGAAGCATGACCACGTCTACGGTGCTCGCCGCGGCGGGTTCGGTCTCCACCGGCGAGGCGGTCACCTTCTGGATCCTCGCCCCGCTCGCGCTGCTCGGCGGGATCGGGATGGTGGCCGCGCGCAACGCCGTGCACTCGGCGCTGTGGCTGGTGCTGACCATGCTCTGTCTGGGCGTGTTCTACGTCCTCCAGGCCGGTCCGTTCATCGGCATGGTGCAGATCATCGTCTACACCGGCGCGATCATGATGCTGTTCCTCTTCGTGCTGATGCTGGTCGGTCGGGACTCCACGGACTCCCTGATCGAGACGCTGCGCGGCCAGCGCGTCGCCGCGATCGTGCTCGGCCTCGGCTTCGCCGGCCTGGTCGGCACCGGCCTGTACCAGGCGCTGGACCAGACCAACACTGTCGGCCTGGAGCAGGTCAACGCCGAGGGGAACGTGCAAGGCATCGCCCGGCTGCTGTTCACCAAGTACGTCTTCGCGTTCGAGCTGACCTCGGCGCTGCTGATCACCGCGGCGGTCGGTGCCATGGTGCTGGCTCACGTGGAGCGGCGTAAGCAGGACAAGGTCGACCAGGTGTCGACCATGAAGGCACGATTCGCCCCGGGCAACTACCCCGGGCCGAAGCCGGGCCCCGGTGTCTTCGCGACCTCGTCCTCGGTGGCCACCCCGGCCCGGCTGCCCGACGGCCGCCTGACCGACCGCAGCACCCCGGCGATCCTTCCGCAGCGCGAGCTGACCGCCGAGGAGACGGCTCTGAAGGGTACGGACCGGTGAGCGCGAGGAGTGCAGCGGAGCGGAGCCCCGCAGTCGCGAACGGAAGGCAAACCAAGTAATGGGAACGTTCTTCTCGGTCGAGCCGACCTACTACCTCGTCCTCGCCGCGGTGCTCTTCACCATCGGCGCCGCCGGGGTGCTGATCCGGCGCAACGCGATCGTGCTGTTCATGTGCGTGGAGCTGATGCTCAACGCCGCCAACCTGACGCTGGTCACCTTCAGCCGGATCAACGGTGACCTCAACGGCCAGATCATGGCGTTCTTCGTGATGGTGGTGGCGGCGGCCGAGGTCGTGGTCGGGCTCGCGATCATCATGTCCATCTTCCGGACGCGACGCTCGGCGAGTGTCGACGACGCCAACCTGCTCAAGTACTAGAGGGGTCCACCGGTGGAAGAGACTGTGGAATACGCCCAGGCCACGGGGCTGCTCGGGGGCGTCTGGCTGCTGGTGGCGATCCCGCTGCTCAGCGCGGCCATCCTGCTGCTGCTCGGCCGGCGGGCCGACCGCTGGGGGCACTGGTTGGGTGTTGCCGCCATCGGCGCCGCTTTCGTGCTCGGCCTGTCGTTCTTCTTCCAGCTGCGTGGCCTGGAGAACAAGTCGGTCGAGCTGAGCCTCTGGGACTTCATCGCGGTCGGTGACCTGCGCGTCGACTTCGGCCTGTTGTTCGACCCGCTGGCCGCGGTCTTCGTGCTGCTGATCACCGGGGTGGGTTTCCTGATCCACCTGTACGCGGTCGAGTACATGGCGCACGACGCGGGTCGTCGGCGGTTCTTCGCGTACTTCAACCTGTTCGTCGCGGCGATGCTGCTGCTGGTGCTCGGCAACAACTACGTGATGCTCTACTTCGGCTGGGAGGGCGTCGGTCTGGCGTCGTACCTGCTGATCTCCTTCTGGACCGAGCGGCCGAGCGCGGCCACCGCCGGCAAGAAGGCGTTCCTGATGAACCGCGTCGGCGACGCCGGCCTGGCCATCGGCATCTTCATCATGTTCGCCACCCTGGGCACCACCCAGTACGACG
This portion of the Micromonospora zamorensis genome encodes:
- the nuoI gene encoding NADH-quinone oxidoreductase subunit NuoI yields the protein MGAITGTFKGFGVTFSHMFRKVVTTDYPFKPPVSAPRYHGRHILNRHPDGLEKCIGCELCAWACPADAIYVEGGDNTDEQRFSPGERYASIYQINYARCIFCGLCIEACPTRSLTMSNEYELARDNRQDLIFTKEQLLAPLLEGMEQPPHPMRLGDSEKDYYVGALDNPGTSAGAETSPMGPGRYQVEEHPGVTFPGAEQAAQRAAAGKGEEA
- a CDS encoding NADH-quinone oxidoreductase subunit J, producing MTTSTVLAAAGSVSTGEAVTFWILAPLALLGGIGMVAARNAVHSALWLVLTMLCLGVFYVLQAGPFIGMVQIIVYTGAIMMLFLFVLMLVGRDSTDSLIETLRGQRVAAIVLGLGFAGLVGTGLYQALDQTNTVGLEQVNAEGNVQGIARLLFTKYVFAFELTSALLITAAVGAMVLAHVERRKQDKVDQVSTMKARFAPGNYPGPKPGPGVFATSSSVATPARLPDGRLTDRSTPAILPQRELTAEETALKGTDR
- the nuoK gene encoding NADH-quinone oxidoreductase subunit NuoK, which codes for MGTFFSVEPTYYLVLAAVLFTIGAAGVLIRRNAIVLFMCVELMLNAANLTLVTFSRINGDLNGQIMAFFVMVVAAAEVVVGLAIIMSIFRTRRSASVDDANLLKY